A single region of the Triticum dicoccoides isolate Atlit2015 ecotype Zavitan chromosome 2B, WEW_v2.0, whole genome shotgun sequence genome encodes:
- the LOC119365984 gene encoding ribulose bisphosphate carboxylase/oxygenase activase, chloroplastic-like, producing MAATSLAAASRCHRHHILLPALASPGCFNHRTPNRRRICPAFPSVLCSSSSSASPQPTAGGEEEAEDGEEGRGRRLSKQSSWEATDGQGDDYLYRLGKEADNMNIAVGARSGIVDDLFVGKFLGRDSDIVFDYRQKATRKFEYLQGDYYIAPAFLDKVAVHIVKNFLANNLNIKIPLILGVWGGKGQGKTFQTELIFKAMGVEPVIMSAGELESERAGEPGRLIRDRYRTASQVVQNQGKMSCLMINDLDAGLGRFGHTQMTVNNQIVVGTLMNLADNPNRVSIGQKWRESDITHRIPIIATGNDFSTLYAPLIRDGRMEKFYWQPTREDIINIVHRMYTKDGLSFEEVSSIVDTFPNQALDFYGALRSRTYDQAILQWVNDIGGYEQLGEKLLKRKNREKLPTFIPPKPTLDALIQSGNSLVEEQAFVMNSNLSKEYMKNLED from the exons atggccgccaCCTCCCTCGCCGCCGCTTCGCGCTGCCACCGCCACCACATCCTCCTCCCCGCTCTCGCCAGCCCCGGCTGCTTCAACCACAGAACCCCCAACCGAAGACGCATCTGCCCCGCCTTCCCGTCCGttctctgctcctcctcctcctctgcttctcccCAGCCCacggccggcggcgaggaggaggcggaggatggGGAAGAGGGGCGCGGGAGGAGGCTTTCGAAGCAGTCCTCGTGGGAGGCCACGGATGGTCAGGGCGACGACTACCTCTACCGCCTCGGGAAGGAGGCCGACAACATGAACATCGCCGTCGGCGCCCGCAGCGGCATCGTCGACGACCTCTTCGTCGGCAAATTCCTCGGAAGAGACT CGGATATTGTGTTCGATTACCGCCAGAAGGCGACGAGGAAATTTGAGTATCTGCAGGGAGATTACTACATCGCGCCTGCCTTCCTC GATAAAGTTG CGGTCCACATTGTAAAGAACTTCCTTGCAAATAATCTTAATATCAAGATTCCCCTTATACTTG GTGTCTGGGGTGGCAAGGGGCAAGGGAAAACATTCCAGACTGAACTTATATTTAAAGCAATGGGTGTTGAGCCTGTTATTATGTCTGCTGGAGAACTCGAATCTGAGAGAGCAG GAGAACCTGGAAGGCTTATACGTGATCGATACAGAACGGCCTCTCAAGTAGTTCAAAACCAA GGGAAAATGAGCTGTCTGATGATCAATGACCTAGATGCTGGTCTTGGAAGATTTG GACACACACAAATGACGGTCAATAATCAAATCGTGGTTGGAACATTGATGAACTTGGCAGATAATCCTAACAGGGTTAGTATCGGGCAGAAATGGAGAGAATCTGATATAACACATAGAATTCCAATAATAGCAACTGGAAATGATTTTTCAACACTATATGCTCCTTTGATTCGTGATGGGAGGATGGAAAAGTTCTACTG GCAGCCCACCCGTGAAGATATAATTAACATTGTTCACCGTATGTATACAAAGGATGGGTTATCTTTTGAGGAAGTTTCAAGCATTGTAGATACATTTCCAAATCAAG CTCTCGACTTTTATGGAGCTTTGAGATCCAGGACATATGACCAGGCTATCTTGCAG TGGGTAAATGACATTGGTGGTTATGAGCAACTAGGTGAAAAGCTTCTCAAGCGGAAGAACAGAGAGAAGCTTCCGACATTTATCCCTCCGAAG CCAACACTGGATGCACTGATTCAGTCAGGGAACTCTCTGGTAGAAGAGCAAGCATTCGTGATGAATTCGAACTTGTCGAAAGAATATATGAAGAACTTGGAGGACTAG
- the LOC119365985 gene encoding GTPase activating protein 1: MLGHLVGLVKVRVTRGVNLAIRDLRSSDPYVVVRMGKQKLKTRVVRKSINPEWNDELTLSIEDPTIPVKLDVFDKDTFFDDPMGNAELDIGPLVEAARMRVQLQGVADNTVVKKLVPNRQNCLAEQSAIYLSEGTVKQDVVLRLRNVECGEVELQLQWIDIPGSKGVSGF; the protein is encoded by the exons ATGCTGGGGCATCTAGTCGGGCTGGTGAAGGTGCGGGTGACGCGCGGGGTGAACCTCGCCATCCGCGACCTCCGCTCCAGCGACCCCTACGTCGTCGTCCGCATGGGCAAGCAG AAGCTGAAGACGCGAGTTGTAAGGAAGAGTATCAATCCGGAGTGGAACGATGAACTGACCCTCTCCATCGAAGATCCTACCATTCCTGTCAAACTG GACGTGTTCGACAAGGACACATTCTTCGACGACCCGATGGGCAACGCGGAGCTGGACATCGGCCCGCTGGTGGAGGCCGCGAGGATGAGGGTCCAGCTGCAGGGCGTCGCTGACAACACCGTGGTGAAGAAGCTGGTGCCCAACCGGCAGAACTGCCTCGCCGAGCAGAGCGCCATCTACCTGTCCGAGGGCACGGTGAAGCAGGACGTGGTGCTCAGGCTGAGGAACGTCGAGTGCGGGGAGGTCGAGCTCCAGCTCCAGTGGATCGACATCCCCGGCTCCAAGGGCGTATCAGGCTTTTAA